In Pseudorasbora parva isolate DD20220531a chromosome 9, ASM2467924v1, whole genome shotgun sequence, the following proteins share a genomic window:
- the LOC137088816 gene encoding zinc finger protein 184-like produces MCDNIVMMEFIKVEIVDMSDPELFSVKNEDNEEQRVLVEVKEESQGLNEFEEKHQHQEPYFISGENKVNLNNHVNIHTGEKQFPCHHCEKSFSHNGHLKDHIRSHTGERPYRCDQCGKSFTQRGHLTDHIRIHTAEKPFKCLQCGKSFIQKGHLKSHMRVHTGEKPFICQQCGKSFTNQGNLLSHKKLHSGEKLHNCSQCGKSFSGAALLKKHLLYHFGDRPFSCEQCSQTFFFASQLKRHLKVHANERPYTCSFCDKSFVWFHNLKDHYKTHTGMKDHVCFECGKAFSRANYLEQHQNTHTGLSPYKCSYCDKSFKVSGSLKAHERIHTGENLFHCLTCGKSFTHSGHMKDHERVHTGEKPFKCPLCGKGFATSSNLQMHKKQHCPKSLQ; encoded by the exons ATGTGTGATAATATTGTAATGATGGAGTTTATTAAAGTGGAGATTGTGGATATGAGTGATCCAGAGCTATTCAGCGTGAAAAATGAAGATAATGAGGAACAAAGAG TCCTGGTGGAGGTGAAAGAGGAAAGTCAAGGACTAAATGAATTTGAGGAGAAACATCAGCATCAGGAACCTTATTTCATAAGTGGAGAAAATAAAGTAAACCTTAACAATCATGTAAATATTCATACCGGAGAGAAGCAGTTCCCATGCCATCACTGTGAAAAGAGTTTCAGTCACAACGGACACCTTAAGGATCACATTAGAAGTCATACCGGAGAACGGCCTTACCGTTGTGACCAGTGTGGCAAGAGCTTTACTCAAAGAGGACATCTTACAGACCACATCAGAATTCACACCGCAGAAAAGCCGTTCAAATGCCTacagtgtgggaagagtttcataCAAAAAGGCCACCTCAAGagtcacatgagagttcacactggagagaagccattcATCTGTCAGCAGTGCGGGAAGAGCTTCACAAATCAGGGAAACCTCCTGAGTCACAAGAAGCTACATTCAGGGGAGAAATTGCATAACTGCTCTCAGTGTGGCAAGAGTTTCTCCGGGGCAGCACTTCTCAAAAAACACCTGCTCTATCACTTTGGAGACAGGCCATTTAGCTGTGAGCAGTGCagccaaactttttttttcgcGTCACAGCTAAAGAGACACCTGAAAGTACATGCAAACGAGCGGCCCTACACATGCTCCTTCTGTGACAAGAGCTTTGTATGGTTCCACAATTTAAAAGACCACTACAAAACTCACACCGGCATGAAAGATCATGTGTGCTTTGAGTGTGGGAAAGCCTTTAGCCGAGCCAACTATTTGGAGCAACACCAAAACACCCATACTGGATTATCACCTTACAAGTGTTCGTACTGCGATAAGAGTTTTAAAGTTTCGGGATCCCTGAAAGCACATGAAAGAATCCATACCGGAGAGAATCTCTTTCACTGCCTTACATGTGGGAAGAGCTTCACTCATTCAGGACACATGAAAGATCACGAGAGAGTACACACCGGAGAGAAACCCTTCAAATGCCCGCTGTGTGGCAAGGGTTTCGCCACATCAAGTAATCTACAGATGCATAAAAAACAGCATTGTCCAAAGTCGTTACAGTGA